Part of the Bacillus sp. N1-1 genome, TGCGGGGTGCTTTTATTTGTAAGAATGATTCTTTTTAGCTAATAAAAAGCGAATTTGGCCAATATAATTGGGAGTTAGCCAATAAAAACGGAAATTAGCCAATATATCAGGATTTTGGCCAATAAAGAGGGGGTTCACCTTATCGATCGTTTATACTATTATTTATCATGGACGAATCATTGAAGCTCAGGAGATTGATCATGACAGTTCGATAGATTAGAAGATGAAGAATAAGAAGGAGAAGTTATCATGCCGACAACAATGAGTAACACAAGAATTGAATCTGATTTTTTAGGAGAAAAGGAAGTTCCGATTGAAGCGTATTATGGTATTCAAACGCTACGGGCTGTGGAGAATTTTCCGATTACGGGCTACCGCATTCATGAAGAATTGATTAAAGGGTTCGCGATGGTGAAAAAAGCAGCGGCGCTCGCAAACATGGAAGTGAAGCATCTGTATGCTGGGATCGGGAATGCGATCGTGGAAGCAGCGGACGAATTGCTGGAAGGAAAGATGCATGATCAAATCATTGTCGATCCAATCCAGGGAGGCGCTGGCACTTCCATCAACATGAACGTGAACGAAGTGATCGCAAACCGCGCGATTGAATTGTTAGGAGAAGAAAAAGGAAACTACATCGTTTGTAGCCCGAATACACATGTGAACATGTCGCAGTCGACAAACGACTCTTTTCCAACTGCCATTCACCTATCCGTTTTAAATATGATGGAGCAATTACTAAGCACGATGGAAGACATGCATGCGGTTTTCGAACAGAAAGCCGAAGAGTTTAATCACATTATTAAAATGGGGCGTACCCATCTTCAGGATGCCGTGCCGATTCGACTTGGGCAGGAGTTTCAAGCATACAGTCGCGTGATTGCACGAGATATAAAGCGAATCAAACAATCCCGTCAGCATTTATATGAACTTAACATGGGCGCAACAGCAGTTGGAACGGGATTAAATGCCGACCCTCGTTATATTGAATTCGTCGTTAAGGAACTTGCAGACATTAGCGGTTTACCACTTGTAGGAGCGGAAGATATGGTCGACGCGACGCAAAATACCGACGCGTATACTGAAGTTTCCGGTGCGTTAAAAGTGTGCATGATGAACATGTCAAAAATCGCAAATGACCTGCGTTTAATGGCGTCTGGACCAAGAGCAGGATTAGGCGAAATCAGCTTACCTGCAAGACAGCCCGGCTCTTCGATTATGCCTGGTAAAGTCAATCCGGTGCTACCAGAAGTGATTAACCAGGTCGCTTTCCAGGTCATCGGAAACGACAACACCATCTGTCTCGCTTCAGAAGCAGGTCAGCTCGAATTAAACGTGATGGAGCCAGTGCTTGTCTTCAATCTTCTTCAATCACTAAGCATTATGAAGAACGCGTTCCGCACGTTTACAGACAACTGCTTAAAAGGCATTGAAGCGAATGAAGATCGTCTCAATGAGTACGTGGAAAAAAGCGTCGGCGTACTAACGGCCGTGAACCCGCACATTGGTTATGAAGTAGCGGCGCGAATTGCGAGAGAAGCGATTCTAAGTGGCGCCTCGATTCGAGAGCTTTGCATAAAGTACGATGTGCTCACGGAAGAAGAACTGAACTTAATCTTAGATCCTTATGAGATGACGCATCCAGGAATCGCTGGCGTGTCGTTGTTTGAGCGGGAGTAGTCGTAAAGCCGCACTTCGTAGTTAAGCGAAGTGCGGCTTTTTCTTGTGAGAAGATTCGTTTGGATTGATGGATAGTGCTGTTAATTCCTGGACGTTAGAATCATTCTAGTTAGCTAATAAAGCGCGATGCACTCGCTCACCGCAACTCTTATCAAGGAAATCGGTTTACCAAAACCTACTTGAAAAATTAGAAAAGTCCCACACTTACCATTGAAATCGGATACACTATGTGGTTTAATCATAACTAACGAACCATTCCGGCTATTTTTTTTGCTGGTTTACGAAACCGGTTTCCTTAACTTGTTTTGTTCATCTATGGGTCAATCATTTTAATGGAGGGGATATTTTATGAAAGGCAAAAAGAAGTTTCTTTCCGTGCTGTTGCTCAGTACAGCTTTAGTATTAGCTGCTTGTAACGGGGGCGGAGAAGAGTCATCTGGAGATGGCAAAGTGAAATTGAACTTTTGGACGTTTGGGGCAACAAACTATCAATCTCTAGCGGAAGAGTATATGAAAGAAAATCCGGATGTTGAGATTAATGTGAAAACGTCTGAGCTAGGCGATCATCATAACAGCTTATTTACATCCATTTCTGCAGGAACTGGCGCTCCGGATCTTGCGATGATCGAAGTGGATCAGCTTGATCGTTACCGTGAAGCGCAGGAGCGATTTGTGAACTTGTATGATCTTGGGGCAGAAGAAGTTCAAGGCGATTACCTCGATTGGAAATGGAACATGGCAGAAAGCACGGATGGCGACTTCTTGTTCGGTCTTCCGACAGATATCGGCCCGAAAGCGATGTATTACAACGTTGATGTTTTTGAAGAAGCAAACTTACCAACTGAACCAGAGAAAGTAAAAGAAATGATTTCTTCACCTGATCAATTTGCAGACGCTGCGAAAACAGTGCTTGATGAAACAGGAAAGCCTATGGTCGATAGCATGGAAATGGCTTACCGCGCCAATATGGATGCTTTGGAGAAAAGTTACTTCAATGAGAAAGATGAACTGATCATTGACCAGGAAGGTAATGAAGTAAAAGACGCTTATGACTACGCTGTGTCTCTTTATGAAAAGGGTTACGTAGGAAATTATGAAATGTGGACGCCTGAATGGGCAACGGCTCTTAACAAAGGTGATTTTGCCGTCGAGATGGCCCCAGCGTGGTTGAAAGGCTACATGACAGAAAATGCTCCAGAAGGAAAAGGCAACTGGCGCGTATCAACACTACCAAGCGAGTTTGCTGGTAACTGGGGTGGATCTTACGTCGCGATCCCGGCAGAAACAGAGCATAGTGAAGAAGCATATGAGTTTGCAAAATGGCTCGTTTCTCCTGAAAATCAGTTGAAATCATTCGAAGAGAGCGGACTTTTCCCTTCAGCGCCATCCGTGTACGAAATGGATGAATTTGTGAATAACGAGGACGAATACTTCGGTGGTCAAAATACAGCGGCTACTTTTGCTGAAGCAGCGAAAGAGATTCCGGCTGTCTACAAAGGACCAAAATACGTAACAGTCAATGATGAAGTACTGACTGCTCTAAGAAACGTTCAAGAAGGCGGAGATCCTGAGAAAGAATGGAAAGATGCTGTTAAGCGGATCGAAGGGTTAGTCAAACGGTAAACATGAAGCTGCTTAAAGGCTGGCGGGGGAAAACTCTTCCGGCCTTTAACTTTGGAGGAGGTTAAGTCATTGGAGGATGTGCAAAAGCAAGCAAAAGCTCGGAAAACAATCAAAACTAGTAAACTGTCTGAAAAGAAGAAAGACATGATTTCAGGCTATCTCTATGTTGCACCATTCTTTATTGTGTTTGGGATTATTGGGTTATATCCAGCTCTGTTTAGTATTGTCCTAGCTTTTCAGGAATGGAACGGGCTTGGTGATATGGAGTTTGTTGGTCTTAGTAACTTTGCAGTCGTCTTACAAGATCCGTTATTTTGGAAGTCTCTATATAACACGGTCATCATCGGTTTAATGGGAACGGCCCCGCAGTTAATTGTCGGAATTGTTCTCGCTTATTTCCTTAATCTGGCCGTCATCCGTTTCACAAACTTCTTCAGGGTAACGATTTTTATGCCATACATTACGTCGATGGTTGCCGTTGCTCTCGTGTTTGGCGTTTTCTTTAGTAGTAATGAAACGGCACTCGCAAACTACGTTATTGGCTTGTTCGGCGTTGATCCGGTGAGCTGGAAAACGTCTGAATGGGGAGCGAAAATTGCCATTGCGCTCATGGTATTTTGGCGCTGGGTTGGCTATAACACAATCATTTATCTAGCGGGTCTACAAAGTATTTCGAAGGATCTGTATGAAGCGGCTACGATTGATGGAGCGAACAAACTCGAGCAGTTTATCTACATTACGATTCCATTATTGAAGCCATTCATCATTCTAACGGTGTTTATGTCGACTGTTGGTGCACTACAATTATTTGCTGAACCAACCGTGTTCTTAGGTTCGTCTGCATTCAGTCGCGATGAAGCGATGACAGTGGTGATGTACTTGTACCGTGATGCCTTTAACCTTGGCTCATTCGGAACCGCATCTGCTACGGCAGTATTGTTGCTTATTATCATTATCGGTGCTGCAGCGATCAATACTTGGTTAACATCTGGAATTGGCAATAAGAAGAAGAGAGGTGCGTAAGGAATGAAACAAAAACGTAAGAAACAACCAAAAGCGGGTACGTTACCGATTTATCTTATCCTGGGCTTTACCTCTCTCTTTTCTCTGTTTCCATTTTACTGGATGTTCGTCATGGCGACGCAGCCGAGTGCGGCGTATAACTCCATTCCGCCGACGCTTTTACCTGGTGGAAAGCTAGTCGAGAACTTCCAGAAAGTGCTGGATACAATTCCATTTTTCCAGGCGATGTGGAATACAATTCTTCTTTGTACGGTTGTCACGTTAGCCGTATTGCTAATTAGTTCGTTGGCTGGATTTGCATTTGCGAAATTCACATTCCCTGGGAAAAACTTTTTGTTCATTCTAATTTTGTTAACAATGGTTATTCCGCCACAGCTGGGATTGATTCCACAGTACTACCTGGTTTCTCAACTAGGTTGGCTTGATTCGTTAATAGGAGCGGGAATCTTATTCCTACTCAATCCGCTCGGAATTTTCCTGATGCGTCAATATATTAGTGAATCCGTACCTGACGAATTAATGGAAGCGGCGAAGCTTGATGGCTGTTCCAACTTCAGGATTTATTGGAGTATCGTCATTCCGATTATCAAGCCTGCTTTTGCGACGCTTGGAATTATTGTCTTTACGTTAGTTTGGGGAGAATTCCTGTGGCAGTTCACCGTTTTGCGTGATCCTTCTTCTTATACGCTACAGGTGGCGCTTGCTTCTCTAAATAATGCTTTCCGAGTCGATTTCGGAATGTTACTTTCAGGCGTGTTCTGGGCAACGGTTCCATTGATCATTATTTTCCTTATTTTCAACAAGTGGTTTATTTCGAGCATTACGGAAGGATCTGTTAAATAATCGGGTGTCTCTCCTCCGTATTTTGATACAATAAGTGAGAATACGTTAGCGATGTTGCTAAGGAGATGAACGCGATGAATTTAACGATTAGGGATATTGCTAGAATGGCTGGGGTCTCTCCAGCGACTGTATCCAAAATTATGAACAATTACGGGGGGATCAGTGAGGCCACTCGTCAGAAAGTATATAAAATTATTGAAGATACAAAATACCAGCCAACTTTTTCAGCGAAATCACTGGCTACTAAAAAATCGAACTTAATCGGTTTGATCTACGCCGGAAAAATCAACGTCGATTTCAAACACCCTTTCTTTAATGAAGTGATGAATACATTTAAGAAAGCAGTAGGGGCGCTCGGATATGATCTCCTTCTGTTTTCCAATGAAAAGTTCTATCAAGGTGAAAGCAAATACCTAGAGCGATGCAGGCATTTCCATGTGGATGGATGCTTAATCGTGGCCGGTGATGAAATTGAGGCGGCCGTTCATGAAATCGCGCAAAGTGAGATTCCGTGTATTGGCATCGATTTAAAGCTAGAAGGACCAAAATCCAGCTATATTATGACGGATAATGCCAAGATTGGCATGAAAGTCGTTGAGAATTTCTATTTAAATAAAGTAAAAAAGGTCGCCTATATTGGTGGGAAACAAGATTCGCTTATTTCGGGCATCCGAAACGAAGGATTCATGGATGCGATGAAGCAGTTCGGTCTTCCGTTGAATGAAAAGTGGATTCACTATGGAGATTTCTTTGAGGAGAGCGGATACCGCGCCATGAAAAAGATTCTTCAGGATGATGAACGCCCTGAAGCCGTGTTCGCCGCTTCTGACATGATGGCGCTCGGTGCGTTGAAAGCGATGAAGGAGCACGGGATAAAGGTTCCAGAAGACATCCAACTGATCGGCTGTGATGACATTGAATCTTGTCGCTATAGCGATCCGCCTCTTACGACCGTGAAACAGGACAAACAAAAGTTAGGAAAGCTCGCAGCCTACATGCTGGATGATTTAATACAAGGGAACGAAGAGATCCATCCAGTGAAAGTCGACCCTGAGCTTGTCATTCGATCATCTAGTATAGAAAGGTAAGAGGTATCCGACTACAGGAGGCTACCAACATGACAACCATTCAATTTCCAAAAACACTCA contains:
- the aspA gene encoding aspartate ammonia-lyase encodes the protein MPTTMSNTRIESDFLGEKEVPIEAYYGIQTLRAVENFPITGYRIHEELIKGFAMVKKAAALANMEVKHLYAGIGNAIVEAADELLEGKMHDQIIVDPIQGGAGTSINMNVNEVIANRAIELLGEEKGNYIVCSPNTHVNMSQSTNDSFPTAIHLSVLNMMEQLLSTMEDMHAVFEQKAEEFNHIIKMGRTHLQDAVPIRLGQEFQAYSRVIARDIKRIKQSRQHLYELNMGATAVGTGLNADPRYIEFVVKELADISGLPLVGAEDMVDATQNTDAYTEVSGALKVCMMNMSKIANDLRLMASGPRAGLGEISLPARQPGSSIMPGKVNPVLPEVINQVAFQVIGNDNTICLASEAGQLELNVMEPVLVFNLLQSLSIMKNAFRTFTDNCLKGIEANEDRLNEYVEKSVGVLTAVNPHIGYEVAARIAREAILSGASIRELCIKYDVLTEEELNLILDPYEMTHPGIAGVSLFERE
- a CDS encoding extracellular solute-binding protein; translation: MKGKKKFLSVLLLSTALVLAACNGGGEESSGDGKVKLNFWTFGATNYQSLAEEYMKENPDVEINVKTSELGDHHNSLFTSISAGTGAPDLAMIEVDQLDRYREAQERFVNLYDLGAEEVQGDYLDWKWNMAESTDGDFLFGLPTDIGPKAMYYNVDVFEEANLPTEPEKVKEMISSPDQFADAAKTVLDETGKPMVDSMEMAYRANMDALEKSYFNEKDELIIDQEGNEVKDAYDYAVSLYEKGYVGNYEMWTPEWATALNKGDFAVEMAPAWLKGYMTENAPEGKGNWRVSTLPSEFAGNWGGSYVAIPAETEHSEEAYEFAKWLVSPENQLKSFEESGLFPSAPSVYEMDEFVNNEDEYFGGQNTAATFAEAAKEIPAVYKGPKYVTVNDEVLTALRNVQEGGDPEKEWKDAVKRIEGLVKR
- a CDS encoding sugar ABC transporter permease produces the protein MEDVQKQAKARKTIKTSKLSEKKKDMISGYLYVAPFFIVFGIIGLYPALFSIVLAFQEWNGLGDMEFVGLSNFAVVLQDPLFWKSLYNTVIIGLMGTAPQLIVGIVLAYFLNLAVIRFTNFFRVTIFMPYITSMVAVALVFGVFFSSNETALANYVIGLFGVDPVSWKTSEWGAKIAIALMVFWRWVGYNTIIYLAGLQSISKDLYEAATIDGANKLEQFIYITIPLLKPFIILTVFMSTVGALQLFAEPTVFLGSSAFSRDEAMTVVMYLYRDAFNLGSFGTASATAVLLLIIIIGAAAINTWLTSGIGNKKKRGA
- a CDS encoding LacI family DNA-binding transcriptional regulator, whose translation is MNLTIRDIARMAGVSPATVSKIMNNYGGISEATRQKVYKIIEDTKYQPTFSAKSLATKKSNLIGLIYAGKINVDFKHPFFNEVMNTFKKAVGALGYDLLLFSNEKFYQGESKYLERCRHFHVDGCLIVAGDEIEAAVHEIAQSEIPCIGIDLKLEGPKSSYIMTDNAKIGMKVVENFYLNKVKKVAYIGGKQDSLISGIRNEGFMDAMKQFGLPLNEKWIHYGDFFEESGYRAMKKILQDDERPEAVFAASDMMALGALKAMKEHGIKVPEDIQLIGCDDIESCRYSDPPLTTVKQDKQKLGKLAAYMLDDLIQGNEEIHPVKVDPELVIRSSSIER
- a CDS encoding carbohydrate ABC transporter permease; translated protein: MKQKRKKQPKAGTLPIYLILGFTSLFSLFPFYWMFVMATQPSAAYNSIPPTLLPGGKLVENFQKVLDTIPFFQAMWNTILLCTVVTLAVLLISSLAGFAFAKFTFPGKNFLFILILLTMVIPPQLGLIPQYYLVSQLGWLDSLIGAGILFLLNPLGIFLMRQYISESVPDELMEAAKLDGCSNFRIYWSIVIPIIKPAFATLGIIVFTLVWGEFLWQFTVLRDPSSYTLQVALASLNNAFRVDFGMLLSGVFWATVPLIIIFLIFNKWFISSITEGSVK